The Pseudoalteromonas spongiae UST010723-006 genome window below encodes:
- a CDS encoding RNA polymerase sigma factor, with product MERYYSEVLGYIARSVGCKDKAQNIVQEAYTRLLSHNQNYPQQDKTHARALFFRAAKNIVIDQYRNSKSVAQPDEFELVAPANFEPETVVTAQQQLAVLQRCIDALPLKTKQAFVLYKFKNLTQPQIAEQMEISVSMVEKHLATAMLACRDALKK from the coding sequence GTGGAACGGTATTATTCAGAGGTGTTGGGCTATATTGCGCGTTCTGTTGGCTGTAAAGATAAAGCGCAAAACATAGTGCAAGAAGCGTATACCCGTCTATTAAGTCATAATCAAAACTATCCTCAACAAGATAAAACACATGCGCGAGCGTTATTTTTTAGAGCCGCGAAAAACATTGTGATAGACCAATATCGCAACAGTAAAAGTGTTGCGCAGCCAGATGAGTTTGAGCTTGTCGCCCCTGCTAATTTTGAGCCTGAAACTGTGGTAACAGCGCAGCAACAGCTTGCAGTACTACAGCGCTGCATCGATGCTTTACCGCTCAAAACAAAACAAGCTTTTGTTTTATATAAATTTAAAAACTTAACGCAGCCACAAATTGCAGAGCAGATGGAAATTTCTGTAAGCATGGTGGAAAAACACCTAGCAACTGCCATGTTAGCGTGTCGTGATGCACTAAAAAAATAA
- a CDS encoding MerR family transcriptional regulator: MFIGEFSKRVGTTTKTIRHYEAIGLLPEAKRQGRYRVYDERYIETVKQIRLAQSLGFSLNQIKQLCQGANINYGLPKHVLLTALSEREAQLKTQITKCQQQLNDIKSFNLLLENSSCA, translated from the coding sequence ATGTTTATTGGGGAATTTAGCAAACGGGTTGGCACTACCACCAAAACCATTCGTCATTATGAAGCAATAGGGTTATTACCCGAAGCAAAACGCCAAGGCCGTTATCGCGTGTATGACGAGCGCTACATTGAAACCGTAAAGCAAATTCGCTTGGCACAATCTCTTGGTTTTTCACTTAATCAAATAAAACAATTATGCCAAGGCGCAAATATTAATTACGGTTTGCCAAAACACGTATTATTAACCGCGCTAAGCGAGCGTGAAGCGCAGCTAAAAACACAAATCACCAAGTGCCAACAACAGCTCAACGACATAAAAAGCTTTAATCTCTTACTCGAAAATTCTAGCTGCGCTTAA